The window CCTCGGGCGAGCCCGACACGTCGACCGCGACACCCGCCTCGTCCGCCTCCAGCGGCTGCAGCGTGGCGAACTGCGAGTCGAGCAGCGCCGTGGGCATGAAATGCCCCTGCCGGTGGGACATGCGGTCCTCGATGAGCGCCCGGTCACCGGCGAGGTGCAGGAAGACCACACCGGGCGCGGCGGCCCGCAGCCGGTCCCGGTACGCGCGCTTCAACGCGGAACAGCTGACCACCCCGCCGAGCCCGTCCCGGCCGTGGGCCCACGCGCCGATGGCGTCCAGCCACGGCCCCCGGTCCGCGTCGTCCAGCGGCGTCCCGGCCGACATCTTGGCGATGTTGGCCTCGGGGTGGAAGTCGTCGCCCTCGGCGTAGGGAACGCCGAGCCGGGCCGCGAGCAGGGGGCCGATCGTGGTCTTCCCGGTCCCCGCCACGCCCATCACCACGACGACATCAGGGGTACGCATCACTACCTCGCTGTCTTCGTCGACATCCGTGACGTCACCCGACGCCGACGACACTGAAGCCCATTAGGTACGACGAATTCAAGCCCTCGACCCGA is drawn from Streptomyces bottropensis ATCC 25435 and contains these coding sequences:
- a CDS encoding gluconokinase; translated protein: MRTPDVVVVMGVAGTGKTTIGPLLAARLGVPYAEGDDFHPEANIAKMSAGTPLDDADRGPWLDAIGAWAHGRDGLGGVVSCSALKRAYRDRLRAAAPGVVFLHLAGDRALIEDRMSHRQGHFMPTALLDSQFATLQPLEADEAGVAVDVSGSPEEIAERAVTALRGTGPAGS